The Blautia hydrogenotrophica DSM 10507 genome window below encodes:
- a CDS encoding YczE/YyaS/YitT family protein: MKNNLLRYFWFVAGILINSFGVALITKAALGTSPISSLPYVLSLQFPMTLGQFTFILNMVFILLEVILLKKDFHAIQYLQIAVNVLFSFCIDVSMNLLFFFEPANLAVQFAALIVGCTILALGINIEVAPDVLVVPGEGVVKAISQVSRRRFGTVKVIFDTTLVIGAAFLSFLFFHRLSGLGIGTILSACIVGRFVNLINRHLPLISQIASLRQKPNSFSGAYKKKEQVS, from the coding sequence ATGAAAAATAATTTGTTGAGATATTTTTGGTTTGTTGCGGGAATCCTGATCAATTCCTTTGGCGTTGCGTTAATAACAAAAGCTGCTTTGGGAACTTCTCCTATCTCCAGCCTTCCCTATGTACTAAGCTTACAGTTTCCCATGACCCTTGGACAGTTTACTTTCATATTAAATATGGTTTTCATTTTGTTAGAGGTCATTCTGTTAAAAAAAGACTTCCATGCCATTCAATATCTACAGATTGCCGTGAATGTCCTCTTCAGCTTCTGTATTGACGTCAGCATGAATCTGTTGTTTTTCTTCGAGCCTGCAAATCTGGCCGTTCAGTTTGCTGCTTTGATCGTTGGCTGTACGATTTTGGCCCTTGGCATCAATATTGAAGTAGCCCCCGACGTGTTAGTCGTCCCTGGAGAGGGAGTTGTAAAAGCAATCTCCCAAGTCTCCCGTAGACGTTTCGGTACAGTCAAAGTAATTTTTGATACCACTTTAGTCATAGGGGCTGCCTTTCTCTCATTCCTATTCTTTCATAGATTGTCAGGATTAGGAATCGGCACGATTCTCTCAGCCTGCATCGTGGGCAGATTTGTAAATCTAATCAACAGACATCTCCCTCTGATTTCTCAGATCGCCTCTCTGAGACAAAAACCAAATAGCTTTTCCGGCGCATATAAAAAGAAAGAACAGGTCTCCTAA
- a CDS encoding ISAs1 family transposase yields MVEEKSNEITVIPDLVDKLQIKGQVIAIDVMGTQKEIAEKIRSKRADYVLA; encoded by the coding sequence GTGGTAGAAGAAAAAAGCAATGAGATTACAGTGATACCGGACTTAGTGGACAAATTACAGATCAAAGGGCAGGTCATAGCTATTGATGTGATGGGGACACAGAAAGAGATTGCAGAAAAGATACGCAGCAAACGTGCAGATTACGTTCTGGCGTAA
- a CDS encoding SpaH/EbpB family LPXTG-anchored major pilin yields MKRMKKIVSLLLVVIMTFAMNLTAFAQNNEQSYTITITNAKADHVYEAYQVFTGDLSEDGTTLSNIEWGSAVKSQADALLTELKDKLDEYEDCESAADVAKVLDQFSANAEKFADIAEKYLTDVAGTSEDENGLYVISVFGAGYYLVKDKDDSVDKTDAYTDFILKVVSDVKVTPKSDVPAMEKKVREDDKYAKDGGYGEGYNDVADWNIGDTVPYKLIGTIPDEEAMDAYDEYYYAFHDNLTDKFTLIGDSVKVYIASDKSGTDKAEIDGSLWNLTPTENGYTLSFDNLKDIPGIDSDKYIIVEYDATLKENAEVGLPGNPTDAYLEFSNNPNPGGEDSTGQTPEDKVIVFTYMLTVTKIDAEDKAGLENATFKLYRGEGEYVKAESGIVTGWTGEENEGTIFTSDSEGSFHITGLDDGTYYLEEIQAPDGYNKIVGPIPVQITAVTVNGQNWAGVASNALKEISVDVNNERMTGNIEEGLVSIEIRNTKGSILPSTGGMGTTVFYVLGAAIVLGAGTVLVLRKCLGKK; encoded by the coding sequence ATGAAGAGAATGAAGAAAATTGTCAGTCTTCTGTTAGTAGTAATTATGACATTTGCCATGAATCTCACAGCATTTGCCCAAAATAATGAGCAAAGCTATACGATTACTATTACTAATGCCAAGGCTGACCACGTCTATGAGGCTTATCAAGTATTTACGGGAGATCTGTCAGAGGATGGAACGACTCTCTCCAATATTGAATGGGGATCAGCGGTAAAAAGCCAAGCAGACGCATTGCTGACAGAACTTAAAGACAAATTAGATGAATATGAAGATTGTGAGAGTGCCGCTGATGTGGCGAAAGTATTGGATCAGTTTTCGGCAAATGCAGAAAAATTTGCAGATATTGCAGAAAAATATCTTACCGATGTGGCTGGGACTTCAGAAGATGAAAATGGTTTATATGTCATATCAGTTTTTGGAGCCGGATATTATCTGGTAAAAGATAAAGATGATAGTGTGGATAAAACAGATGCTTACACAGATTTTATCCTTAAGGTAGTAAGCGATGTAAAGGTTACTCCAAAATCTGACGTGCCGGCTATGGAGAAAAAGGTTCGAGAAGATGACAAATATGCGAAAGACGGTGGTTATGGTGAAGGATACAACGATGTGGCTGACTGGAATATCGGCGACACTGTACCTTACAAACTGATTGGTACAATACCAGATGAAGAGGCAATGGATGCATATGATGAGTATTATTATGCATTTCATGATAATCTTACAGATAAGTTTACATTGATTGGAGATTCAGTAAAGGTTTACATTGCTTCTGATAAAAGCGGAACAGATAAGGCGGAGATAGATGGAAGTTTATGGAATCTGACTCCTACAGAAAACGGGTATACGCTTTCTTTTGACAATTTAAAAGATATTCCTGGAATCGACTCGGATAAATACATTATTGTAGAATATGATGCTACACTTAAGGAGAACGCAGAGGTTGGTCTGCCGGGTAACCCGACTGATGCTTATCTTGAGTTTTCCAATAATCCTAACCCTGGCGGGGAGGATTCCACAGGACAGACTCCAGAAGACAAGGTCATTGTATTTACTTATATGTTAACTGTCACAAAAATTGACGCTGAAGATAAGGCAGGTCTGGAAAATGCGACATTTAAATTGTATCGTGGCGAGGGCGAATATGTCAAAGCTGAGAGCGGAATTGTAACCGGCTGGACAGGTGAGGAAAACGAGGGCACAATCTTTACGTCAGATTCAGAAGGGAGCTTTCATATAACAGGTCTAGATGATGGTACATATTATCTGGAAGAAATACAGGCGCCTGACGGATATAATAAAATTGTTGGTCCAATTCCTGTCCAAATTACTGCAGTTACAGTTAATGGCCAGAACTGGGCAGGTGTTGCGAGCAATGCGTTAAAGGAGATTAGTGTCGACGTGAATAATGAACGGATGACGGGAAATATTGAAGAGGGATTAGTCAGTATAGAAATTCGGAATACTAAAGGCTCCATACTTCCGTCAACAGGCGGCATGGGTACAACTGTATTCTATGTTCTGGGCGCAGCTATCGTTCTAGGTGCGGGCACTGTTCTCGTGCTGAGAAAATGTTTAGGTAAAAAATAA
- a CDS encoding tyrosine-type recombinase/integrase, with amino-acid sequence MGDTVTSVQLDSYLDYLKRQERSLATIKQYQRDIQSFLMYIKKHGFCKESVIQYKEKLRKEYLPASVNVKLAAINGFLNYSGATELKVKQLRIQKKTYCAKEKELSKNEYLCMVNTARSLGQEKLALLLQTICGTGIRVSELSFITAEAVCNGEALIHMKGKTRTVLIPGKLRKVLKRYMGSQKISSGAVFVTRTGRPLDRSNIWKMMKRLCGKAGVETKKVFPHNLRHLFARCFYAADKDIAKLADVLGHSSINTTRIYIKSSGVEHRQRMDALGLVI; translated from the coding sequence ATGGGTGATACAGTTACAAGTGTTCAATTAGATTCTTATTTGGACTATTTGAAGAGACAGGAGAGGAGCCTAGCGACAATAAAACAGTATCAGAGAGATATACAGAGCTTTTTGATGTATATAAAGAAACATGGATTTTGCAAAGAGAGTGTAATCCAGTATAAAGAAAAGCTCAGGAAAGAGTATCTTCCGGCAAGCGTAAATGTGAAGCTTGCCGCAATCAACGGTTTTTTAAATTATTCCGGAGCGACAGAGCTGAAGGTGAAGCAGCTTAGAATTCAGAAAAAAACATACTGTGCAAAAGAAAAGGAGCTTTCTAAGAATGAATATCTATGTATGGTGAACACGGCGCGCAGTCTTGGCCAGGAGAAGCTGGCGCTTCTACTTCAGACTATCTGCGGAACAGGCATCCGAGTCTCTGAATTGAGCTTTATCACGGCAGAGGCTGTCTGTAACGGGGAGGCACTGATCCACATGAAGGGTAAGACAAGAACCGTACTGATACCCGGAAAACTGAGAAAAGTTTTAAAAAGGTATATGGGATCACAGAAGATTTCATCAGGCGCTGTGTTTGTGACGCGGACAGGCAGACCGCTAGACCGATCTAATATATGGAAGATGATGAAGCGGCTGTGCGGGAAAGCAGGTGTGGAGACGAAAAAAGTATTTCCCCACAACCTGAGACATTTATTCGCAAGATGCTTTTATGCTGCTGACAAGGACATTGCAAAGCTAGCGGACGTTTTAGGACACAGCAGTATCAATACTACGAGAATTTATATAAAATCATCCGGGGTGGAACATAGGCAGAGAATGGATGCCCTGGGACTTGTTATATGA
- a CDS encoding class C sortase, translating to MRKKLTTVLLLLVMFTGLSLLLYPTVSDYWNSYHQSRAIAAYTEGVSQMDAAEYGSMMEDAEAYNSRLLEKKENRYRLTEAEEEEYNSLLDVTGTGIMGYVEIPKLKMSLPIYHGTEDTVLQIAVGHLEGSSLPVGGSGTHCVLTGHRGLPSAKLFSNLDEMEEGDTFSIHVLDRTLTYQVDQIRIVEPREVEDLEIEEGKDYCTLLTCTPYGINSHRLLVRGYRIANAVSAQRIPADAVQIDIVIVVLAVAVVILLAGGILWFLVRRIYERKGGR from the coding sequence ATGAGGAAGAAATTGACAACTGTTTTACTGCTTCTTGTAATGTTTACCGGACTTTCCTTACTGCTGTATCCGACAGTCAGTGATTATTGGAATTCATATCATCAATCCAGAGCTATTGCCGCCTACACTGAGGGGGTATCTCAGATGGATGCGGCGGAGTATGGCAGCATGATGGAGGATGCGGAGGCGTATAACAGCAGACTCCTGGAGAAAAAGGAGAACAGGTATCGTCTGACAGAAGCAGAAGAGGAAGAATATAATTCTCTTCTTGATGTGACAGGGACAGGCATTATGGGGTATGTAGAGATACCGAAACTTAAAATGTCCCTTCCAATATATCATGGGACAGAGGATACCGTGTTGCAGATCGCTGTGGGACATCTGGAGGGAAGCTCTCTTCCGGTCGGCGGAAGCGGGACTCACTGTGTTCTGACAGGACACAGGGGGCTGCCCTCGGCAAAGCTTTTCAGCAATCTCGATGAGATGGAAGAGGGGGACACCTTCTCCATCCATGTTCTCGACAGGACACTTACATATCAGGTGGATCAGATACGAATTGTAGAGCCCCGGGAGGTTGAGGATCTGGAGATCGAGGAGGGAAAAGATTACTGTACTCTTCTGACCTGTACGCCCTACGGAATCAACAGTCATAGACTTCTAGTACGGGGGTATCGTATCGCCAATGCTGTATCTGCCCAACGGATTCCGGCCGATGCGGTTCAGATTGATATAGTTATTGTAGTGCTGGCAGTGGCTGTAGTTATCCTTTTAGCAGGGGGGATTCTCTGGTTTCTGGTACGGAGGATATATGAAAGAAAAGGAGGGCGGTAG
- a CDS encoding MarR family winged helix-turn-helix transcriptional regulator — protein sequence MNYHDLHYLLLLGFNRSNKAIVSKTSLEGLMPGQPKILEFLLEHDGCTQKEISNGCVLDKSTVTSLLSRMVLLDQIVKVPCSQDRRVTRIYLTQKGCTLAKRVAFICDSVNKAAWQGISQEDRCHFIQTFQNILENLKELESEDEK from the coding sequence ATGAATTATCATGATCTGCACTATCTTCTTCTATTAGGGTTCAATCGTTCCAACAAAGCCATTGTCTCTAAGACTAGCCTGGAAGGTCTGATGCCTGGCCAGCCTAAAATTTTAGAATTTCTCCTGGAACACGATGGCTGCACGCAAAAAGAGATCAGCAATGGCTGTGTGCTGGACAAATCTACCGTTACCAGCCTTCTCTCCCGCATGGTTCTCTTGGACCAGATTGTCAAGGTTCCCTGCTCGCAGGACCGCCGCGTCACACGGATTTATCTTACACAGAAAGGATGCACTTTGGCAAAACGAGTAGCATTCATCTGTGACTCCGTCAATAAAGCTGCTTGGCAGGGCATCTCCCAAGAAGATCGCTGTCATTTTATTCAAACTTTTCAAAATATCTTGGAAAATCTAAAAGAATTGGAGTCAGAAGATGAAAAATAA
- a CDS encoding alpha/beta hydrolase, with protein MALFQCNFYSKSLGYDTQVNVILPENRGDYSFDESRNYCFQVLYLLHGKGDDCNGWLRKTSIERYAQSHCLAVIMPTGEDSFFTDTVSGKLFFTYLSEELPQKMGRWFPISNQPEDTFVAGLSMGGYGALKLGLTYPERFGGVGAFTAVTMPDQVYEANWGPNDAEDREKMEKNLRNVFGEDRYQQKDLPMCLLDRCVKEKKKVPPIFLYEGRQDLLYGMNQKFYRKAKDYGLDITYEEWDGGHNWDFWDAAVKKVLDAFPLKNEAL; from the coding sequence ATGGCTTTATTTCAATGCAATTTTTATTCAAAATCTCTAGGGTACGATACTCAGGTAAATGTGATTTTACCAGAAAACAGAGGAGATTATTCATTTGATGAAAGCAGAAATTATTGTTTTCAAGTACTGTATTTGCTGCATGGCAAGGGAGACGACTGCAATGGCTGGCTTAGAAAGACCTCAATAGAAAGGTATGCGCAGAGCCATTGTTTGGCGGTGATTATGCCTACAGGGGAAGACAGTTTTTTTACAGATACAGTATCTGGGAAATTATTTTTTACCTATCTGTCGGAGGAACTCCCCCAAAAAATGGGAAGGTGGTTTCCGATTTCAAATCAGCCAGAGGATACGTTTGTGGCTGGTCTGTCCATGGGAGGCTACGGAGCATTGAAGCTTGGTCTGACTTATCCAGAGCGTTTTGGTGGAGTGGGGGCTTTTACTGCGGTGACAATGCCAGATCAGGTGTATGAGGCGAATTGGGGACCTAATGACGCTGAAGATAGAGAGAAGATGGAGAAAAACTTGAGAAATGTATTTGGGGAGGATCGGTATCAGCAGAAGGATTTGCCCATGTGTCTGCTGGATAGGTGTGTGAAAGAAAAAAAGAAGGTTCCGCCGATTTTTTTATACGAAGGTAGACAGGACCTGTTATACGGTATGAATCAGAAGTTTTATCGGAAAGCGAAAGATTATGGCCTAGATATCACTTATGAAGAGTGGGATGGAGGCCATAACTGGGATTTTTGGGATGCTGCTGTGAAGAAGGTATTGGATGCTTTCCCACTGAAAAACGAAGCTTTGTAG
- the lepB gene encoding signal peptidase I produces the protein MKRKEPLVIPEIFQLETELKREKKRRRFRRTIRNTAFILITAAAAVLIAVLLVPVLRIYGSSMSPTLKPGNIVIALKSSDFEQGDIISFYYNNKVLVKRVIAFTGDWVNVAEDGYIYVNNELLDEPYLKEGALGECDIEMPYQVPEGRIFVCGDNRGTSLDSRSRAVGCVSEEQIVGKIVFRIWPLTEVGAVE, from the coding sequence ATGAAAAGAAAAGAGCCATTGGTGATTCCTGAGATTTTTCAGTTGGAGACAGAACTTAAAAGAGAAAAAAAGCGACGGCGTTTTAGAAGAACTATTCGAAATACGGCGTTTATCCTGATTACAGCGGCTGCTGCAGTGCTGATAGCGGTTCTGCTTGTGCCGGTTTTGAGAATTTACGGAAGTTCCATGTCACCAACGCTGAAACCGGGAAACATTGTTATAGCATTAAAGAGTTCGGACTTTGAACAGGGTGACATTATCTCTTTTTACTATAACAACAAAGTCCTTGTAAAGCGGGTTATCGCTTTTACGGGAGACTGGGTGAATGTTGCCGAGGACGGCTATATATACGTTAACAATGAACTGCTGGATGAGCCTTATCTGAAGGAGGGGGCACTTGGGGAATGTGATATCGAAATGCCTTATCAGGTTCCGGAGGGCAGGATTTTTGTTTGCGGCGACAACAGAGGCACTTCTCTGGACAGCCGCAGCAGAGCAGTCGGTTGTGTTTCTGAGGAACAGATTGTGGGAAAAATTGTATTCCGGATCTGGCCATTGACAGAAGTTGGCGCGGTTGAATAG
- a CDS encoding potassium/proton antiporter: MFSFTTLLLLVSAVLLICSILKRVSGRLGIPSLLAFILLGMIFGSDGIFKIHFENYEFSEQISTLALVFIIFYGGFGTNWKEAKPAAAASILLSSLGTVMTALLTGLFCHLFLRMDILEGMLCGALLSSTDAASVFSILRSRNLALKENTAPLLEVESGSNDPVAYTLTIILLTAMGSSVTFSDAGILLLKQLVIGALFGFTIGLIVRWTLQKHPFEGSGIETIFIVAVALFGYAMPTALDGNGFLSVYITGIILGNSILPEKTILVPFFDGVTSILQAILFFLLGLLSFPSEMVNVWLPALAIALFLTFIARPVAVFLLLTPFRGSIRKSLLVSFAGLRGAASIVFAIITVLSPISTENDLFHIAFVVVLFSIALQGSLLPLIANKLNMIDKEGNVFKTFTDYVDETPINFIQFAITKNHEWCDKCVSELTLPPGSILVNLQRGETQLVPKGDTRLLDGDLLVMCSMECKQVPDLFLTEKLIEKNDLHADSTLADVSGHSTSLIIMIQRGEEYLIPDGATVLKEGDRLIIHRQVS; the protein is encoded by the coding sequence ATGTTCTCATTTACCACTTTGCTCCTGCTTGTATCTGCCGTCCTACTGATCTGCTCCATCCTCAAACGGGTATCCGGCCGTTTGGGTATTCCCTCCCTCCTGGCCTTTATCTTACTGGGGATGATCTTTGGTTCGGACGGGATATTTAAGATCCACTTTGAAAATTATGAATTTTCCGAACAGATCAGTACGCTCGCTCTCGTCTTTATTATTTTTTACGGCGGTTTCGGAACCAACTGGAAAGAAGCAAAACCCGCGGCAGCGGCGTCGATTCTACTCTCCAGTCTCGGTACGGTCATGACCGCCCTGCTTACTGGACTGTTCTGCCACCTATTTCTGCGCATGGATATACTGGAGGGAATGCTCTGCGGCGCTCTTTTAAGCTCCACCGACGCTGCGTCCGTCTTCTCTATCCTCCGTTCCCGCAATCTTGCGCTGAAAGAAAATACCGCCCCTCTTCTGGAAGTGGAGAGCGGCTCCAACGATCCCGTTGCCTACACGCTGACCATAATCCTTCTGACCGCTATGGGAAGCAGCGTCACCTTCTCTGACGCCGGTATTCTTCTGCTGAAACAACTTGTCATCGGCGCGTTGTTCGGCTTTACGATCGGGCTGATCGTGCGGTGGACGTTGCAGAAGCATCCTTTCGAGGGCTCCGGGATTGAAACCATTTTCATCGTCGCGGTCGCCCTGTTCGGATATGCCATGCCTACCGCGCTGGATGGAAACGGTTTTTTAAGCGTTTACATTACCGGAATCATTCTCGGGAACAGCATTCTTCCAGAAAAGACTATCCTGGTGCCGTTTTTTGACGGCGTCACAAGTATCCTCCAGGCAATCCTGTTCTTTCTGCTCGGACTTTTGTCTTTCCCATCCGAAATGGTGAATGTATGGTTGCCCGCTTTAGCTATCGCTCTGTTTTTGACATTTATTGCCCGCCCTGTCGCTGTATTCCTCCTGCTGACTCCTTTTCGCGGGAGTATCCGGAAAAGCCTTCTGGTGTCCTTTGCCGGCCTGCGGGGAGCCGCCTCCATTGTATTTGCCATCATCACCGTATTAAGTCCTATCAGTACGGAAAACGATCTGTTCCACATTGCTTTTGTCGTCGTCCTGTTTTCCATCGCTCTGCAGGGAAGTCTGCTGCCACTTATTGCCAACAAACTGAACATGATCGACAAAGAGGGGAATGTTTTTAAAACATTTACTGACTATGTGGATGAGACTCCGATAAACTTTATTCAATTTGCCATCACCAAAAACCATGAATGGTGCGATAAATGCGTATCGGAGCTGACACTTCCGCCCGGCTCGATCCTTGTCAACCTGCAAAGGGGAGAAACTCAGCTTGTTCCAAAGGGAGATACCCGTCTTCTTGATGGAGATCTGCTTGTCATGTGTTCCATGGAATGTAAGCAGGTTCCGGATCTGTTTCTGACCGAAAAGCTTATTGAAAAAAACGATCTGCATGCTGACTCCACACTGGCGGATGTGTCCGGACATTCCACTTCCCTGATCATTATGATCCAGCGCGGGGAAGAATACCTCATCCCGGATGGCGCCACCGTATTAAAAGAGGGAGACCGTCTTATCATCCACAGACAGGTATCCTGA
- a CDS encoding SpaA isopeptide-forming pilin-related protein: MKRNKQERDFIKEWKRSSLWHRIIICLSAVVMLGTRYMLILPAATMESGQAAGANTAEWERALPQSLSGVWAEDLTAVAESQIGYSESTGTEADTEDDGYTYYGNWYGDPCGEWNGMFLSFCLYYAQIPESAVPQEDAATDFKEAFEEKGIYENSDSYSPQTGDIAFLQGDQVGVVTDAAYGAVTVVAGDVDGSVATLQVQPAGYGNLSKAENIYKGTDEETNTPSQEEAVPSDDKENTDGTVEPSSGDEAIPSGDAENPGEDKEPSSGGTESSKDNVDEPTSDGAQKEQSSADDSVKQEENKSEEKETGDIDLEEYVLGRKMGKEEPVFEIKLVDTEGNEVEKGGEKYQIYEGEGYTFDFKMYAPGGIPDAGRYVYTMPEGITASAIKNENIAANDGTIIGRLIIEEEGNKVVLQMYDNTKIRLKLIFSVSVSFDKNEDGELVSPDIDIVSKPEPGQKGKVEKSGKINAEGRMEWTIKATIPGYENQYASWSIQDQGRWIKDYYPDLSKAVIILKNGNTEKVLSSAQDAAVADKMAYYWYDEKMKLELYFVSRTDSHEGCSDKAVEGIPEGWCTDWYLTGETTITIKYIEENEEMILSPGDKGENNVYLRKDEKDEDSRRIRYEIPYIVEKSNMSGSGQFKIIVNSGKIDLSRQEKLVVTDKMSDNIYYRKGSVEVTATAADGIEQVLNYGSDYVVEVSEELHVVKIQILHPGAFEYVITYYVTAESGSKGGNYENKVAVEAFGKEFEDSSEGTIGDTIFESMQYMLTVVKKDTDFGNLVPGATYGIFSLNGELLTEDTTDEKGSIAYKGDPSNGFYLSSNQLYYIQETKAPDHYQLSDTRYWFYYDDSDGEEVDCLIDTATKSGLYREGDKMLKVINCGDTEGPVDGGTDVAVPIEVEDQRIQYRLPETGSTGTGLYTIAGIVFVCGGACVLYRKNKKWRG; encoded by the coding sequence GTGAAACGAAACAAACAGGAAAGAGACTTCATAAAAGAATGGAAAAGAAGCTCACTGTGGCATCGAATCATAATCTGTCTGTCTGCTGTTGTGATGTTGGGAACAAGATATATGCTTATTCTTCCGGCAGCGACGATGGAGAGTGGTCAGGCAGCGGGAGCAAATACGGCTGAGTGGGAGAGAGCGCTGCCGCAGAGTCTTTCAGGCGTGTGGGCGGAGGATCTCACAGCTGTGGCAGAGTCCCAGATCGGGTACTCAGAGAGTACGGGAACAGAGGCTGACACTGAGGACGATGGATATACATATTACGGAAACTGGTACGGTGATCCGTGCGGAGAATGGAACGGAATGTTCCTGTCATTCTGCCTGTATTACGCCCAGATACCGGAGAGTGCTGTTCCGCAGGAGGATGCTGCCACGGATTTTAAAGAGGCATTTGAAGAAAAAGGAATATATGAGAATTCAGATAGCTACAGCCCGCAAACGGGAGATATTGCATTTCTTCAGGGTGACCAGGTGGGAGTTGTGACTGACGCTGCATACGGAGCAGTCACTGTCGTTGCAGGAGATGTGGACGGCAGCGTGGCGACATTACAGGTACAACCGGCGGGATACGGAAACCTGAGTAAAGCTGAGAATATTTACAAAGGTACTGACGAAGAGACGAACACTCCTTCCCAAGAGGAGGCAGTTCCATCTGATGATAAAGAGAATACAGATGGAACTGTAGAGCCCTCTTCAGGAGATGAGGCGATACCGTCCGGCGACGCAGAGAATCCCGGAGAGGATAAAGAGCCATCTTCCGGCGGAACGGAGAGCTCTAAGGATAATGTGGACGAGCCTACAAGCGACGGCGCACAGAAAGAGCAGAGCAGTGCGGATGATTCTGTAAAACAGGAAGAGAACAAGTCTGAAGAGAAAGAGACGGGCGATATTGACCTGGAAGAGTACGTTCTTGGACGTAAGATGGGAAAAGAGGAGCCTGTATTTGAGATAAAGCTTGTTGACACGGAGGGAAATGAAGTAGAAAAAGGCGGTGAAAAGTATCAGATATATGAAGGTGAGGGGTATACATTTGATTTCAAGATGTATGCTCCGGGGGGGATTCCGGATGCCGGAAGATATGTGTATACTATGCCTGAAGGAATTACAGCTTCGGCGATAAAAAATGAGAATATAGCGGCAAACGATGGCACAATTATAGGCAGGCTGATTATTGAGGAGGAAGGCAACAAAGTTGTTCTGCAGATGTATGACAACACGAAGATTCGGCTCAAGTTGATTTTCAGTGTTTCAGTCAGCTTCGATAAGAACGAGGATGGAGAACTGGTCAGCCCGGATATAGATATTGTGTCAAAACCGGAGCCGGGGCAGAAAGGCAAAGTGGAGAAATCCGGTAAGATTAATGCTGAAGGCAGAATGGAATGGACTATAAAAGCGACAATTCCCGGATATGAAAATCAGTATGCATCGTGGAGTATTCAGGACCAGGGAAGGTGGATTAAGGATTACTACCCCGATCTCAGCAAAGCGGTGATTATATTAAAAAATGGCAATACTGAAAAAGTTTTGTCGTCTGCGCAGGATGCTGCTGTGGCAGATAAAATGGCATATTATTGGTATGATGAGAAAATGAAATTAGAGCTGTACTTTGTATCAAGAACAGATTCGCATGAGGGGTGCAGCGATAAGGCTGTTGAAGGGATTCCCGAAGGCTGGTGCACAGACTGGTACCTGACGGGAGAGACAACGATAACGATAAAGTATATTGAAGAAAATGAGGAGATGATTTTATCTCCCGGAGATAAAGGTGAAAATAATGTATATTTGAGAAAAGATGAAAAGGATGAGGATAGTAGACGCATTCGCTATGAAATTCCATATATAGTAGAAAAATCGAATATGAGCGGCAGCGGACAGTTTAAAATCATAGTCAATTCGGGAAAAATCGATTTATCAAGACAAGAAAAGCTTGTTGTTACAGATAAGATGAGCGATAACATTTATTACAGAAAAGGCTCCGTTGAGGTTACGGCGACAGCGGCGGACGGCATAGAACAGGTGCTGAATTACGGCAGTGATTATGTGGTGGAAGTGAGTGAGGAGCTTCATGTTGTAAAAATACAGATTTTGCATCCCGGGGCATTCGAATATGTCATTACATATTATGTGACAGCAGAGTCCGGCAGCAAAGGCGGGAACTATGAAAATAAAGTTGCCGTAGAGGCGTTTGGAAAGGAATTTGAAGACAGTTCAGAAGGAACGATTGGAGATACCATATTTGAGTCAATGCAATATATGCTTACGGTTGTCAAAAAGGATACGGATTTCGGCAATCTGGTGCCTGGGGCGACATACGGTATATTTTCATTAAACGGCGAGTTACTCACGGAGGATACCACAGATGAGAAGGGAAGTATAGCCTATAAAGGGGATCCGTCAAATGGATTTTATCTGAGCAGTAACCAGCTCTATTATATTCAGGAGACAAAAGCGCCGGACCATTATCAGCTCAGCGATACAAGATATTGGTTCTATTATGACGATTCCGACGGAGAAGAGGTAGATTGTTTGATTGATACAGCAACCAAATCTGGTCTTTACCGCGAGGGAGATAAAATGCTTAAAGTTATAAATTGCGGTGATACAGAAGGACCTGTTGACGGCGGTACAGATGTAGCAGTACCGATTGAAGTTGAGGATCAGAGGATTCAATATCGGCTTCCGGAAACGGGTTCCACAGGAACAGGTTTGTATACAATTGCAGGGATAGTGTTCGTCTGCGGCGGCGCCTGTGTTTTGTATAGAAAAAATAAAAAATGGAGGGGATAA